The proteins below come from a single Megachile rotundata isolate GNS110a unplaced genomic scaffold, iyMegRotu1 scaffold0229, whole genome shotgun sequence genomic window:
- the MED10 gene encoding mediator complex subunit 10, giving the protein MASALENLETQLELFIENVRQIRIIVSDFQPQGQNVLNQKIQGLVNGLQEIDKLKSQVQDVLVPLEVFDYIDQGRNPQLYTKDCIEKALTKNEQVKGKIDAYRKFKANMLVELTRVFPHELAKYRAIRGDE; this is encoded by the exons ATGGCGTCtgcattagaaaatttggaaactcagTTGGAACTTTTTATAGAAAACGTAAGACAGATACGTATTATAGTAAGTGATTTTCAACCACAAGGACAGAACGTGTTGAATCAAAAGAT tcaAGGTTTAGTTAACGGCTTACAAGAAATAGATAAACTTAAGTCTCAGGTTCAAGATGTTCTGGTGCCGTTGGAAGTATTCGA CTATATCGATCAAGGCAGAAATCCGCAATTATACACAAAGGATTGCATAGAAAAAGCATTAACTAAAAATGAACAGGTAAAAGGAAAGATCGACGCTTACAGGAAATTCAAAGCAAACATGCTAGTAGAATTAACAAGGGTTTTTCCACACGAATTGGCCAAATACAGAGCGATACGAGGCGACGAGTGA
- the LOC100881661 gene encoding epimerase family protein SDR39U1 isoform X3 has product MALKHVVIGGGTGFIGTQIINSLAGKGVSYTCISRMPGPNRISWHDLECYGLPENTTAVINVAGQNVLDPKQRWSEGFKQNVINSRVKTTKLLAEALVNTKADAFVTISGVAYYPPNDTEYTEESKCEQYDFLSKLCHDWEAAAQLPKDSDIRQTTIRSGVVLGKQGGMIKQIYLPFFVGLGGPIGNGNQYMPWIHVTDLVNMFLFSLENKNVHGILNGVAPQIMLEGQKVVPKRVKELGFQYQFPDINSACAEILGKTIGKQR; this is encoded by the exons ATGGCTCTGAAACATGTGGTTATAG GTGGCGGTACCGGCTTTATCGGAACGCAGATTATTAATTCACTAGCAGGTAAAGGTGTTTCGTATACGTGTATATCTCGCATGCCTGGACCGAATCGAATATCATGG CACGATTTGGAATGCTACGGTTTACCTGAAAACACAACCGCCGTAATTAACGTTGCTGGTCAAAATGTACTTGATCCGAAACAACGATGGTCCGAGGGatttaaacaaaatgttatAAACAGTCGGGTGAAGACAACCAAGTTGTTAGCCGAAGCTTTGGTAAATACTAAAGCGGATGCTTTTGTAACCATCTCTGGGGTAGCTTATTACCCACCAAACGATACAGAATACACGGAAGAAAGTAAATGTGAACAGTATGATTTCTTGTCCA AACTTTGTCATGATTGGGAAGCAGCGGCGCAACTTCCGAAAGATAGTGATATTAGGCAAACGACGATTAGATCAGGAGTCGTATTAGGAAAGCAGGGTGGCATGATTAAGCAGATATATTTACCATTTTTCGTTGGTTTGGGTGGTCCTATCGGTAATGGAAATCAATACATGCCTTGGATACATGTCACGGATCTGGTcaatatgtttttattttcgCTCGAAAACAAAAATGTACATGGTATATTGAACGGCGTTGCTCCACAG ATTATGTTGGAAGGACAAAAAGTTGTACCAAAACGTGTCAAAGAATTAGGTTTTCAGTACCAATTTCCTGATATTAATTCTGCTTGTGCTGAAATACTTGGTAAAACAATTGGGAAACAGCGGTGA
- the LOC100881661 gene encoding epimerase family protein SDR39U1 isoform X1, translated as MALKHVVIGGGTGFIGTQIINSLAGKGVSYTCISRMPGPNRISWHDLECYGLPENTTAVINVAGQNVLDPKQRWSEGFKQNVINSRVKTTKLLAEALVNTKADAFVTISGVAYYPPNDTEYTEESKCEQYDFLSKLCHDWEAAAQLPKDSDIRQTTIRSGVVLGKQGGMIKQIYLPFFVGLGGPIGNGNQYMPWIHVTDLVNMFLFSLENKNVHGILNGVAPQIITNKEFTKVFASTMRRPAFIPVPNVALNILFHKERAKIMLEGQKVVPKRVKELGFQYQFPDINSACAEILGKTIGKQR; from the exons ATGGCTCTGAAACATGTGGTTATAG GTGGCGGTACCGGCTTTATCGGAACGCAGATTATTAATTCACTAGCAGGTAAAGGTGTTTCGTATACGTGTATATCTCGCATGCCTGGACCGAATCGAATATCATGG CACGATTTGGAATGCTACGGTTTACCTGAAAACACAACCGCCGTAATTAACGTTGCTGGTCAAAATGTACTTGATCCGAAACAACGATGGTCCGAGGGatttaaacaaaatgttatAAACAGTCGGGTGAAGACAACCAAGTTGTTAGCCGAAGCTTTGGTAAATACTAAAGCGGATGCTTTTGTAACCATCTCTGGGGTAGCTTATTACCCACCAAACGATACAGAATACACGGAAGAAAGTAAATGTGAACAGTATGATTTCTTGTCCA AACTTTGTCATGATTGGGAAGCAGCGGCGCAACTTCCGAAAGATAGTGATATTAGGCAAACGACGATTAGATCAGGAGTCGTATTAGGAAAGCAGGGTGGCATGATTAAGCAGATATATTTACCATTTTTCGTTGGTTTGGGTGGTCCTATCGGTAATGGAAATCAATACATGCCTTGGATACATGTCACGGATCTGGTcaatatgtttttattttcgCTCGAAAACAAAAATGTACATGGTATATTGAACGGCGTTGCTCCACAG ATTATAACAAATAAAGAATTTACTAAAGTGTTTGCATCTACTATGCGAAGACCAGCCTTTATTCCTGTACCAAATGTTgctttaaatattcttttccaTAAAGAGCGAGCAAAA ATTATGTTGGAAGGACAAAAAGTTGTACCAAAACGTGTCAAAGAATTAGGTTTTCAGTACCAATTTCCTGATATTAATTCTGCTTGTGCTGAAATACTTGGTAAAACAATTGGGAAACAGCGGTGA
- the LOC100881661 gene encoding epimerase family protein SDR39U1 isoform X2, with translation MPGPNRISWHDLECYGLPENTTAVINVAGQNVLDPKQRWSEGFKQNVINSRVKTTKLLAEALVNTKADAFVTISGVAYYPPNDTEYTEESKCEQYDFLSKLCHDWEAAAQLPKDSDIRQTTIRSGVVLGKQGGMIKQIYLPFFVGLGGPIGNGNQYMPWIHVTDLVNMFLFSLENKNVHGILNGVAPQIITNKEFTKVFASTMRRPAFIPVPNVALNILFHKERAKIMLEGQKVVPKRVKELGFQYQFPDINSACAEILGKTIGKQR, from the exons ATGCCTGGACCGAATCGAATATCATGG CACGATTTGGAATGCTACGGTTTACCTGAAAACACAACCGCCGTAATTAACGTTGCTGGTCAAAATGTACTTGATCCGAAACAACGATGGTCCGAGGGatttaaacaaaatgttatAAACAGTCGGGTGAAGACAACCAAGTTGTTAGCCGAAGCTTTGGTAAATACTAAAGCGGATGCTTTTGTAACCATCTCTGGGGTAGCTTATTACCCACCAAACGATACAGAATACACGGAAGAAAGTAAATGTGAACAGTATGATTTCTTGTCCA AACTTTGTCATGATTGGGAAGCAGCGGCGCAACTTCCGAAAGATAGTGATATTAGGCAAACGACGATTAGATCAGGAGTCGTATTAGGAAAGCAGGGTGGCATGATTAAGCAGATATATTTACCATTTTTCGTTGGTTTGGGTGGTCCTATCGGTAATGGAAATCAATACATGCCTTGGATACATGTCACGGATCTGGTcaatatgtttttattttcgCTCGAAAACAAAAATGTACATGGTATATTGAACGGCGTTGCTCCACAG ATTATAACAAATAAAGAATTTACTAAAGTGTTTGCATCTACTATGCGAAGACCAGCCTTTATTCCTGTACCAAATGTTgctttaaatattcttttccaTAAAGAGCGAGCAAAA ATTATGTTGGAAGGACAAAAAGTTGTACCAAAACGTGTCAAAGAATTAGGTTTTCAGTACCAATTTCCTGATATTAATTCTGCTTGTGCTGAAATACTTGGTAAAACAATTGGGAAACAGCGGTGA
- the LOC105663821 gene encoding uncharacterized protein LOC105663821, translated as MRTKFYCDGMILLTLKPRILILNERKIHVSRKPGFTAWMLFCLSTIIFTEISWHLTRDLLYMIGLLLGQIMFILDGFGEWQDLLLDKDENKATIKRYNWIDKLYFNVTYDVCVSMKLSDIRYVGATVEMGLFILNKNGNTRSLSMQGLTRKELQLLKKRINCFLDSN; from the exons ATGCGTACGAAATTttattgtgacggtatgattttACTTACTTTAAAACCTCGAATTCTTATTTTAAACGAACGAAAAATTCACGTCTCTCGGAAGCCAGGATTTACCGCGTGGATGTTATTCTGTT tGTCAACAATTATTTTCACGGAAATATCTTGGCACTTGACACGCGATCTTCTTTATATGATTGGCTTACTTTTGGGacaaattatgttcattttggaTGGATTCGGAGAATGGCAAGACTTATTATTAGACAAAGATGAAAATAAAGCTACTATTAAGAGATATAATTGGATagataaattgtattttaacgTAACGTACGATGTGTGCGTCTCGATGAAACTTAGCGACATAAGATACGTAGGTGCTACCGTAGAAATGGGCCTTTTTATCCTTAACAAAAATGGAAACACCAGATCTTTGAGTATGCAAGGTTTAACGAGAAAAGAATTGCAACTATTGAAAAAACGAATTAATTGTTTCCTCGATTCAAATTAA
- the Atg101 gene encoding autophagy-related protein 101 yields MNARTQLFELSMEGRQVDEAVASIFHSVLFHRSLGKFKYKQEGSYSVGTVGYQDVDCDFIDFTYVCCSSVHLDQTLKREISGFSEALRSTDSPGSGQISLEFFQKKKNRWPFQPECIPWEVWTVRLELIKLTTEHERQICREKVGDLLTDKILYITEVMNRHDYLPKMPNQAELDLIFDTSYPDIQPYLFKLSFTTSSPSSTTMGNTMKKLIKETLSI; encoded by the coding sequence ATGAATGCCAGAACTCAGTTGTTCGAGTTAAGTATGGAGGGCAGACAAGTAGACGAAGCGGTAGCAAGTATTTTCCACAGTGTTCTTTTTCATAGAAGCCTCGGTAAATTCAAGTACAAACAAGAAGGTAGCTATTCAGTAGGTACCGTCGGATATCAAGACGTCGATTGTGACTTTATCGACTTCACCTATGTCTGTTGTTCATCGGTGCATCTGGATCAAACTCTGAAACGTGAAATATCAGGTTTTTCTGAGGCTTTACGTTCCACCGATAGTCCAGGTTCTGGCCAAATATCCTTAGAATTCTTTCAGAAGAAGAAAAATCGTTGGCCCTTTCAACCAGAATGCATACCGTGGGAAGTGTGGACAGTACGTTTGGAGCTTATTAAATTAACGACGGAGCACGAGCGACAAATATGCAGGGAAAAAGTCGGAGACTTGTTAACGGATAAAATTCTGTACATAACAGAAGTAATGAATCGACACGATTATCTTCCGAAAATGCCAAATCAAGCTGAATTGGACTTGATCTTCGACACGTCGTATCCCGATATACAACCTTATCTGTTCAAATTATCTTTTACAACGTCTAGCCCATCGAGTACCACAATGGGCAATACAATGAAGAAATTAATCAAAGAGACATTATCTATTTAG
- the LOC100881768 gene encoding prolactin-releasing peptide receptor: MNNASGAYNDSSRPIWSGVNRWKDPSSEKDATSNGTVQLIFYAFYGNIFVVGVFGNALVCFVVARNRRMQTVTNLFITNLALSDVLLCALAVPFTPLYTFLGGWIFGRTLCHLVPYAQGVSVYVSTFTLTSIAIDRFLVIVYPFHPRTRIEVCLSVICGIWIIALTVTLPYGLYMRLEEPGTEIEMGSESDSDSGTSAKTRTEIYCEEHWPNERFRKAFSSVTAILQFALPFFVIVFCYARVSIKLNDRARSKPGTQTGERERADRERKKRTNRMLIAMVTVFGVSWLPLNVVNVIDDFYSWANDWSYYRLCFFMAHCLAMSSTCYNPFLYAWLNDNFRKEFKQVLPCFPKTSDNRGPTAIEEEFQRDKARNGNNTLQESMLPSQTRIRVSAPEGYELILLEPTTTNASRNIEDQVL, from the exons ATGAATAACGCGAGCGGCGCGTACAACGATAGCTCGAGACCGATTTGGTCGGGGGTGAATCGTTGGAAGGATCCGTCGAGCGAAAAGGACGCGACTTCGAACGGCACGGTGCAATTGATCTTTTACGCGTTTTACGGTAACATATTCGTGGTGGGCGTGTTCGGTAACGCGCTGGTGTGCTTCGTGGTCGCGCGGAATCGTCGTATGCAAACCGTGACGAATCTGTTCATCACCAATTTGGCTCTGAGCGACGTGTTGTTGTGCGCGCTAGCGGTCCCGTTTACGCCTCTCTACACCTTCCTCGGCGGTTGGATATTCGGCCGAACCCTTTGTCACTTGGTACCGTACGCTCAGGGCGTCAGCGTATACGTGAGCACGTTCACGTTGACCAGCATCGCGATCGATCGATTCCTGGTGATTGTCTATCCGTTCCATCCTCGCACCCGGATCGAGGTTTGCTTATCGGTAATCTGCGGTATCTGGATAATCGCGTTGACGGTTACTCTGCCGTACGGATTGTACATGCGTCTGGAGGAGCCGGGAACGGAAATAGAAATGGGATCGGAATCGGATTCGGACTCGGGAACAAGCGCGAAAACAAGAACGGAGATTTATTGCGAGGAACATTGGCCGAACGAACGATTTCGTAAAGCGTTTAGCTCCGTCACCGCGATACTGCAATTCGCGTTGCCCTTCTTCGTCATCGTGTTCTGCTATGCTCGCGTCTCGATCAAGTTGAACGATCGAGCCAGATCGAAACCCGGCACTCAAACCGGCGAAAGGGAACGAGCcgatagagagagaaagaaacgaaCGAACCGAATGTTGATAGCCATGGTCACCGTGTTCGGTGTTTCGTGGTTACCGCTGAACGTAGTCAACGTTATCGACGACTTTTATTCTTGGGCCAACGATTGGTCCTATTACAGGCTTTGTTTCTTCATGGCGCACTGCCTCGCAATGAGCAGCACCTGTTACAACCCTTTCCTTTACGCTTGGCTCAACGACAACTTTCGCAAAGAGTTCAAGCAA GTGCTTCCGTGTTTTCCAAAAACGTCCGACAATCGCGGTCCAACGGCCATCGAAGAGGAATTCCAACGCGACAAAGCACGCAACGGAAACAACACGCTTCAGGAGTCCATGTTACCGAGTCAAACTCGAATCAGAGTTTCGGCTCCGGAGGGCTACGAGTTGATCCTTCTCGAACCGACCACCACCAACGCGTCGAGAAACATCGAGGATCAAGTTCTCTGA
- the LOC100875092 gene encoding N-alpha-acetyltransferase 30 — protein sequence METIKAESITDGNECEIEEGSIKDKSENSVIDITSLDFKSRLCLKTTETYGDAHTNGISRVNGVCNSPERTASTTDLPESQNMEPSHLNQHDKADSSPLGNKDDNIRYVSYTSELQMPDIMKLIQKDLSEPYSIYTYRYFIHNWPKLCFLAMHGDECVGAIVCKLDIHRKVIKRGYIAMLAVDVKYRKRKIGSNLVRRAIQAMVEDNADEVVLETEITNRPALRLYENLGFVRDKRLFRYYLNGVDALRLKLWLR from the exons ATGGAAACGATTAAAGCGGAGAGTATTACGGACGGAAACGAATGCGAGATCGAAGAAGGTAGCATCAAAGATAAGAGTGAAAATTCCGTAATAGATATTACCAGTCTAGACTTTAAATCTCGGCTTTGTTTGAAAACAACCGAAACTTATGGAGATGCACATACGAACGGAATATCTCGAGTGAACGGTGTTTGTAATTCACCCGAAAGAACTGCCAGTACCACCGATCTTCCAGAATCACAAAATATGGAACCTAGTCATTTAAATCAACACG ATAAAGCAGATTCGTCGCCTCTGGGAAACAAGGACGACAACATCCGATACGTTAGTTACACGAGCGAATTGCAAATGCCTgatataatgaaattaattcagAAGGACCTAAGCGAACCCTACTCTATTTACACTTATAGATATTTTATCCATAACTGGCCAAAATTATGCTTCCTG GCGATGCACGGAGACGAGTGCGTTGGTGCCATCGTCTGCAAGCTGGACATCCATAGAAAGGTGATAAAACGTGGATACATCGCTATGTTAGCGGTCGACGTAAAATATCGAAAGCGGAAGATCGGATCGAATCTGGTGAGAAGGGCGATCCAAGCAATGGTAGAAGACAACGCGGACGAAGTAGTTTTAGAAACTGAAATCACCAATCGACCAGCGCTGCGTTTATACGAAAATCTTGGTTTCGTGCGCGACAAGCGATTATTTCGGTATTACTTGAACGGTGTAGATGCTCTTCGATTAAAACTATGGCTCAGATGA
- the LOC143266326 gene encoding uncharacterized protein LOC143266326: MYRTPEPERSRPQIDIEESPNQATSNNLQQNFNSDGQDSIEVARVVKLPPFWKENPILWFKQVEAAFAVSRITNDDSRFRYVILNLEQAVLPIVSDILESPPDFGKYEALKNRIISVLAETNESRLRKLLHGHDLGDEKPSVFLQKMRHLASGQCSDSVLRSLFLEQMPSNIRTILTISETPDLSKLALQADKIIEMTRGNNISSVDPVNSISNLVDKDSLAKQVAELKSLVETLSVDVNRNRDRFRHHSKYRHRSNSRRRYNNFNNYNSNNDHNLQQVCFFHKKFGKLARKCQQPCNFGQEEENYTSHRQ; the protein is encoded by the coding sequence atgtatcGCACACCGGAACCGGAAAGAAGCAGACCCCAAATTGATATTGAGGAATCACCAAATCAAGCAACAAGCAATAATTTGcagcaaaattttaattcagaCGGTCAAGATTCAATAGAAGTTGCACGCGTAGTTAAATTACCTCCTTTCTGGAAGGAGAATCCAATCCTCTGGTTTAAACAAGTCGAAGCAGCATTTGCTGTGTCAAGAATTACAAATGACGATTCGAGGTTCCGCTATGTTATTCTTAATTTGGAGCAAGCAGTACTACCTATTGTATCGGATATTTTGGAATCCCCGCCGGATTTTGGAAAGTACGAGGCTTTGAAGAACAGGATTATTAGTGTTCTTGCAGAAACCAACGAGTCAAGACTACGAAAGCTTTTGCATGGTCATGATTTGGGTGATGAAAAACCTTCTGTTTTCTTACAAAAAATGAGACACCTTGCTTCAGGTCAGTGTTCAGACTCAGTATTACGTAGTCTATTTTTAGAACAAATGCCCTCAAATATTAGAACAATCTTGACAATTTCCGAAACACCAGATCTCTCAAAATTAGCGCTGCAAGctgataaaattatagaaatgacTCGTGGAAATAATATCTCATCAGTTGATCCTGTTAATTCTATTTCAAATTTAGTCGATAAAGATTCGCTTGCAAAACAAGTTGCAGAATTGAAAAGTTTGGTCGAAACTCTTTCTGTAGATGTTAACAGAAATAGAGACAGATTTAGACATCATAGCAAATATCGACATCGATCAAATTCTAGAAGacgttataataattttaataattataattccaaTAACGATCATAATTTGCAACAAGTATGCTTCTTTCATAAGAAGTTTGGTAAATTAGCTAGAAAATGTCAACAACCTTGTAATTTTGGTCAGGAAGAGGAAAACTACACAAGCCATCGTCAGTAA
- the RpS8 gene encoding ribosomal protein S8, translating into MGISRDHWHKRRATGGKRKPLRKKRKFELGRPAANTKLGAQRIHTVRTRGGNKKYRALRLDTGNFSWGSECTTRKTRIIDVVYNASNNELVRTKTLVKNAIVTIDATPFRQWYESHYVLPLGRKRGAKLTEAEEEVLNKKRSKKVEAKYKARQRFAKVEPALEEQFATGRVLACIASRPGQCGRADGYILEGKELEFYMRKIKSKKAK; encoded by the exons ATGG GTATTTCTCGTGATCATTGGCATAAAAGGCGAGCCACTGGTGGCAAAAGAAAGCCTCTTCGTAAAAAGAGGAAATTCGAGTTAGGACGTCCGGCTGCAAATACTAAACTTGGAGCTCAGCGTATTCACACG GTACGCACGAGAGGCGGTAACAAAAAGTACAGAGCTCTTCGCTTGGATACAGGGAACTTCTCGTGGGGATCAGAATGTACTACCAGGAAGACACGTATTATCGACGTTGTCTATAATGCGTCTAATAACGAACTGGTGAGAACTAAGACCTTGGTAAAAAATGCAATCGTTACCATCGACGCAACGCCGTTTAGACAGTGGTACGAAAGCCATTACGTTTTACCATTGGGACGTAAAAGAGGTGCTAAGTTG ACTGAAGCCGAGGAAGAGGTTTTGAACAAAAAACGGTCAAAGAAAGTAGAAGCTAAATACAAAGCAAGACAACGATTTGCCAAAGTTGAACCTGCTTTGGAAGAACAGTTCGCTACGGGTCGTGTCCTTG CTTGCATAGCAAGTAGGCCTGGACAGTGCGGACGAGCAGATGGTTATATACTCGAAGGAAAAGAATTAGAATTCTATATGaggaaaattaaaagtaaaaaagcTAAATAA